One Elaeis guineensis isolate ETL-2024a chromosome 10, EG11, whole genome shotgun sequence genomic window carries:
- the LOC105053017 gene encoding protein FATTY ACID EXPORT 7: MSGMSMSQKLTLGYAALVGVGGVMGYVKRGSQVSLAAGGISATLLYYVYTQLPVRPAFASSLGLGISAALLTVMASRFKKSGKIFPAGVVSLVSLVMVGGYFHGILRSTHA, from the exons ATGAGCGGGATGTCCATGTCTCAGAAGCTGACGCTGGGTTATGCTGCCCTCGTCGGAG TGGGCGGAGTCATGGGATATGTCAAGAGGGGGAGCCAGGTGTCATTAGCTGCTGGAGGGATATCGGCCACTCTACTGTATTATGTGTACACACAACTTCCAGTAAGACCAGCTTTTGCATCATCCCTAGGGCTAG GTATATCAGCGGCACTACTGACCGTTATGGCTTCTCGCTTCAAGAAGTCTGGGAAGATATTTCCAGCAGGTGTTGTATCTCTCGTGTCTTTAGTCATGGTTGGTGGCTATTTCCATGGAATTCTACGTAGCACGCATGCATGA